The window TGAGTACAGAAACAGCTACCATATCTCACTTCGCTTTAAGCGTCTCCGAAAGAGATATCATCTCTATGATCCAGTCTGTCGGATACGACGCTATACCGATGGAGGATGTCAAGCAGATAAATCAGGAGGAGTTGGAACAACAAAAGATGCAAAATGCTCGCAATAAAATGATTGGAGCCTGGGCTTTTACTGTTCCAATAATTCTCTGGATGTTCCTCGAAATGTTTTTTGGTATCACTTGGCCATCTGAAGCAGTTTTTAACTTTGGAATGATTGCCTTAGCCATACCAGTGTTGTTCTGGGTTGGTCGTAAAACCTTTGTAAGCGCATGGAAAGCAACCACCCACGGTCATGCAAATATGGATACCCTCATAGCAATTGGAACCGGCGTATCACTGTTAACCGGTCCTCTATCATTTATTTAGCCAATAGCAAATTACGCAGGTGTAGCAGCTATGATCATGGCCTTCCACCTGACCGGCCGGTATGTAGAGGAATCAGCAAAGGGCAGGTCGTCACAGGCCATCAGAAAACTACTTGAACTTGGAGCCAAAACAGCACGAGTTATCCGAGACAACAAAGAGGTAGAAATCCCCATTGACCAGGTAGAGATTGGCGACATCATGGTAATCCGATCCGGGGAAAAGGTTCCTACCGACGGTATCATACTATCAGGCCAGAGTGCTCTTGACGAGTCAATGGCCACCGGCGAATCCATGCCAGTTAACAAAGAGGAAGGTGATGAGGTAATTGGTGCCACCATAAACCAGGATGGCCTTCTTAAGGTTAAGGCTAGCAAGGTTGGAAAAGACACCTTCTTGTCGCAAGTAATCAAAATGGTGGAGCAAGCTCAAGGAACAAAGGTACCCATTCAAGAATTTGCTGACCGGGTTACTGGTATATTTGTTCCGATCGTAATCGGTATTGCCGCCCTCACTGTTTTAGCATGGGTAGTGTTTCCATCACTCATGCAACCTCTCATTGAAGCAGGTACATTTTTACCCTGGGTAAACCCAAACCTTGGTAGCTTGACCCTAGCAATAATCTCAATGGTTGCAGTACTAGTAATTGCCTGCCCCTGTGCTCTTGGATTAGCTACCCCCACCGCCCTGATGGTTGGAAGCGGAAAAGGTGCTGAGAATGGAATTCTCATTCGAAGCGGCGAATCCATTCAATCGTTAAAAGAGGTAAAAGTTGTAGCCTTTGATAAAACCGGAACCCTCACCAAAGGCAAACCCGAGGTTACCGATGTTATAAGTATCCTAGGGAATTCAGATATAGACATCCTTCGGCTTGCAGCAGCGGTGGAATATGCAAGCGAACATCCTTTAGCAAAGGCGGTGGTGAACCATGCCAGAGATAGGGGTATTGAGAAATTACCAGAGGTTACCGACTTTCTCACTATCCGCGGAAAGGGTGTCCAGGGGAATATTGATAATCAGCAGGTCCTTATCGGTACCAAACGCCTGATGGTTGAAGAGGGTGTAAATGTACAGGATATAGAATCCCAAATAAGCAGGCTTGAGAGCGAAGCTAAAACCACCATGATAGTGGCATCTGACTCAAAGGTAATTGGCGCCATTGCCATGGCGGACACTCTGAAAGAGGAATCCATCGAAGCCATTACTGCTCTGCATAACCAAGGCATTAAAACTGCGATGATTACTGGCGATAATCGGCGTACCGCTGAGGCAATCGCAAAGCAGGTTGGTATTGATCATATACTTGCCGAGGTATTGCCAGACGGTAAGGTTGATGCAGTAAAGCTACTCCAGGACCAGTTTTCAGTTGTTGCTTTTGTAGGAGATGGAATCAACGATGCTCCAGCCCTAACCCAGGCAAATATCGGAATTGCTATAGGAACAGGGACAGACATTGCAATCGAAGCAAGTGATGTTACCCTGGTAAGCGGGAAGTTAGGAGGAGTTGTTTCTGCAATCATCCTCAGCACCGAAACCTTTAAAAAGATCAAACAAAATCTTTTCTGGGCATTTTTCTACAACATCGTGATGGTTCCCTTGGCAATCATTGGGTGGATGCACCCAGTACTTGCAGAAATTGCTATGGCTGTTTCCTCCATCAGCGTTGTGAGCAATGCTAATAGGCTAAAAAACATTTCATTAAGTCCAAAAAAGAAAGGAGGGAAATAAATATTAACATTTCAGGATGTGCTGAGTAAGCACTCAAATAATAACTTCACAGAACATCATTTGTTAGGAGTATAAAATGGCATTAGATCCAATATGTAATATGGAATTTGAGGAAGAGAAGGCAGTAGCCACCGCTGTATATGAGGGCAAGAATTATTACTTTTGTTCTGAGGCATGTAAAAATGAATTCCTTCGGACCCCCTGGAAATATGAGTCAAAGGCTTCTTCAAAGGCGGAGGAATCCGGGCATTCGTGTTGCAGTTGATTTACTTGGTAGATAGGTCACAGCATCGACTAGCAGGCTCCATTAATTGATGAGCCTGCT of the Spirochaeta lutea genome contains:
- a CDS encoding heavy metal translocating P-type ATPase — encoded protein: MTTMQREVSFPIRGMTCASCASHVESSLASIKEIQSVRVNLATEQATVRTEKPYLPAADLLEAVESSGYEIPLVTTSLHVTGMTCASCASSIEAALARMDNVVSARVNLSTETATISHFALSVSERDIISMIQSVGYDAIPMEDVKQINQEELEQQKMQNARNKMIGAWAFTVPIILWMFLEMFFGITWPSEAVFNFGMIALAIPVLFWVGRKTFVSAWKATTHGHANMDTLIAIGTGVSLLTGPLSFI
- a CDS encoding YHS domain-containing protein, whose translation is MALDPICNMEFEEEKAVATAVYEGKNYYFCSEACKNEFLRTPWKYESKASSKAEESGHSCCS
- a CDS encoding copper-translocating P-type ATPase, whose protein sequence is MANYAGVAAMIMAFHLTGRYVEESAKGRSSQAIRKLLELGAKTARVIRDNKEVEIPIDQVEIGDIMVIRSGEKVPTDGIILSGQSALDESMATGESMPVNKEEGDEVIGATINQDGLLKVKASKVGKDTFLSQVIKMVEQAQGTKVPIQEFADRVTGIFVPIVIGIAALTVLAWVVFPSLMQPLIEAGTFLPWVNPNLGSLTLAIISMVAVLVIACPCALGLATPTALMVGSGKGAENGILIRSGESIQSLKEVKVVAFDKTGTLTKGKPEVTDVISILGNSDIDILRLAAAVEYASEHPLAKAVVNHARDRGIEKLPEVTDFLTIRGKGVQGNIDNQQVLIGTKRLMVEEGVNVQDIESQISRLESEAKTTMIVASDSKVIGAIAMADTLKEESIEAITALHNQGIKTAMITGDNRRTAEAIAKQVGIDHILAEVLPDGKVDAVKLLQDQFSVVAFVGDGINDAPALTQANIGIAIGTGTDIAIEASDVTLVSGKLGGVVSAIILSTETFKKIKQNLFWAFFYNIVMVPLAIIGWMHPVLAEIAMAVSSISVVSNANRLKNISLSPKKKGGK